A single window of Dermacentor albipictus isolate Rhodes 1998 colony chromosome 1, USDA_Dalb.pri_finalv2, whole genome shotgun sequence DNA harbors:
- the LOC135900389 gene encoding uncharacterized protein isoform X2, whose translation MFDCCYRGLKGRESSDNVVQKRTFLMKNTGTKPSIGPLSVATVDHPTHEDSEEKRQRNFVIRAMRPEELEAAYNIRLQTNYVFSKNTIQTSWKLQPDSFLVAVSDDGEVYGTISMVKFSEDVMFLGLLVVREDLRNRRIGTELLKAGLEKAGNKNKFMRCILPLEPLFNRMNLFMKRSPVLLGRNEPAKVDEAKLIVVDTRGVTVKPYDPAIWDRLRKYDEDLMTVDRSKLLQAFIDEEGTTTDVALREDGSVAGYSVVQLMTDGSWYFYMLAADTNDVARMLISNFVHGCPTAKDTGVVLVSPLWPTEEESFIVRALGWSVTKRSVCRFSDHELKFDYSRIFSM comes from the exons ATGTTCGACTGCTGTTACCGTGGCCTGAAGGGCAGGGAATCTTCGGACAATGTGGTCCAGAAGCGCACCTTTCTAATGAAGAACACTGGTACGAAGCCGTCCATCGGACCGCTCTCCGTCGCTACGGTAGACCACCCGACACACGAAGACAGCGAGGAAAA ACGTCAGCGGAACTTTGTGATTCGGGCAATGCGACCTGAGGAGTTAGAAGCGGCCTACAATATTCGTCTCCAGACAAATTACGTGTTCTCCAAGAACACCATCCAGACATCGTGGAAGTTGCAGCCGGATAGCTTCCTGGTTGCCGTCAGCGACGACG GTGAAGTGTACGGCACCATCTCGATGGTCAAGTTCAGCGAAGACGTGATGTTCCTGGGCCTGCTGGTCGTGCGGGAGGACCTGCGCAACAGGCGCATCGGTACCGAGCTCCTCAAGGCGGGTTTAGAGAAGGCGGGCAACAAGAACAAGTTCATGCGCTGCATCCTGCCGCTGGAGCCCTTGTTCAACCGCATGAACTTGTTCATGAAGCGCTCGCCCGTGCTGCTGGGGCGCAACGAGCCAGCCAAGGTGGACGAGGCCAAGCTGATCGTAGTGGATACGCGTGGTGTGACCGTCAAGCCTTACGACCCCGCCATTTGGGACAGGCTGCGAAA GTACGACGAGGACCTGATGACCGTGGACCGGTCGAAGCTGCTGCAGGCCTTCATCGACGAGGAAGGCACGACCACCGACGTGGCCCTGCGAGAGGACGGCTCCGTGGCCGGCTACAGTGTCGTGCAGCTCATGACCGACGGCTCGTGGTACTTCTACATGCTGGCCGCCGACACGAACGACGTGGCGCGCATGCTCATCAGCAACTTCGTGCACGGCTGCCCGACGGCCAAGGACACGGGCGTCGTGCTGGTCAGCCCGCTCTGGCCCACCGAGGAGGAGTCCTTCATCGTGCGTGCCCTCGGCTGGAGCGTCACCAAACGCTCCGTCTGCCGCTTCAGCGACCACGAGCTCAAGTTCGACTACAGCAGGATATTTTCCATGTAG